The following are from one region of the Mycolicibacterium helvum genome:
- a CDS encoding NAD(P)-dependent oxidoreductase has protein sequence MSDLKVGYIGLGNQGAPMAKRLVEWPGGLIVFDVRTEAMTPLAELGATLADSVADVAKADVIEVTVLNDEQVRDVVGQLAEHAKPGTVIAIHSTIEPDTASELAEQLRPKGIHVVDAPVSGGAGAAGKGELAVMVGADDDAYELVKPVFKQWASMVVRAGEPGAGTRMKLARNMLTFIGFAAACEAAKLAEAAGIDLQKLGRVVRHSDAQSGGPGAIMVRDDTKPLQPDHFVYDMFIHTRGLAEKDLTLALGLGEANGVELPLAQIALRDLAAGLGVPYTKE, from the coding sequence ATGAGCGACCTCAAGGTCGGCTACATCGGGCTGGGAAACCAGGGTGCGCCGATGGCCAAGCGGCTCGTCGAATGGCCGGGTGGACTCATCGTCTTCGATGTGCGGACCGAGGCCATGACGCCGCTGGCCGAACTCGGGGCCACGCTGGCGGACAGCGTCGCCGATGTGGCGAAAGCCGACGTCATCGAAGTGACCGTGCTCAACGACGAGCAGGTGCGCGACGTCGTCGGTCAGCTCGCCGAGCACGCCAAGCCGGGAACGGTCATCGCGATTCATTCCACGATCGAGCCGGACACCGCATCCGAGCTGGCGGAGCAGTTGCGCCCCAAAGGCATTCACGTCGTCGACGCGCCGGTCAGCGGTGGCGCGGGGGCCGCAGGCAAGGGCGAGCTCGCGGTCATGGTCGGCGCCGATGACGACGCGTACGAACTGGTCAAGCCGGTGTTCAAGCAGTGGGCATCGATGGTGGTCCGCGCCGGCGAGCCGGGAGCAGGCACCCGGATGAAGCTGGCCCGGAACATGTTGACCTTCATCGGTTTTGCCGCCGCGTGTGAGGCAGCGAAGCTCGCCGAGGCAGCCGGGATCGACCTGCAGAAACTCGGCCGGGTGGTCCGGCACAGCGACGCACAGAGCGGTGGCCCCGGTGCCATCATGGTCCGTGACGACACCAAACCGCTGCAGCCCGACCACTTCGTCTACGACATGTTCATCCATACCCGGGGGTTGGCCGAGAAGGATCTGACGCTGGCGCTGGGTCTCGGTGAGGCCAACGGCGTTGAACTGCCGTTGGCGCAGATAGCACTACGGGACCTGGCCGCCGGTCTCGGTGTCCCCTATACGAAGGAGTGA
- a CDS encoding carboxymuconolactone decarboxylase family protein: MDELRRKGLDKMNEVYGWEMPDSPGDYFALTADHLFGTIWTRPGLSMRDKRIMTLTVVTALGISDLAEIQANAALHNEELTPEELKEMAIFLTHYLGFPLGSKLDGVVTKVVSKRKKAAEAGQAEDKKANVNDALKMHSGKKLED; the protein is encoded by the coding sequence ATGGACGAGTTGCGCCGCAAGGGGCTGGACAAGATGAACGAGGTCTACGGCTGGGAGATGCCGGACTCGCCGGGTGACTATTTCGCGCTCACCGCCGACCACCTGTTCGGCACGATCTGGACGCGGCCGGGATTGTCCATGCGGGACAAGCGGATCATGACGCTGACCGTCGTCACTGCCCTGGGCATCTCGGATCTGGCCGAGATCCAGGCCAACGCCGCCCTGCACAACGAGGAGCTCACGCCCGAGGAACTCAAGGAGATGGCGATCTTCCTGACCCACTACCTCGGTTTCCCGCTGGGCTCGAAGCTCGACGGCGTCGTCACCAAGGTCGTGTCCAAGCGCAAGAAGGCCGCCGAGGCCGGCCAGGCCGAAGACAAGAAGGCCAACGTCAACGACGCCCTCAAGATGCACAGCGGTAAGAAGCTCGAGGATTAG
- a CDS encoding SAM-dependent methyltransferase: MGSRRDAVADTALLVAAIRARESAREDRLFTDPFADKLAGETGHRILEAALATSGERTTMQIVVRTRFWDDALQHAASSCRQVVLVAAGMDARAYRLNWPAGTGVFELDQPAVIAAKNALLADTTPSCTRVPIGVDLADDWPAVLRAAGFDATAPSVWLTEGLLQYLDEEAVHRLFERIDALAAPESVLCYDVVGKSLLEAPFMAELLKSMAANGAPWLFGTDDPAELLRDRGWSADVTDIAEPGNRWNRWYAPVTPADVPDTPRGYFVVAKKRLAEPVVIEQKSE, encoded by the coding sequence ATGGGATCCAGACGAGACGCGGTGGCCGACACTGCACTGTTGGTGGCGGCGATCCGCGCCCGCGAATCAGCCCGGGAGGATCGGCTGTTCACCGATCCGTTCGCCGACAAGCTCGCCGGCGAGACCGGCCACCGGATCCTCGAAGCGGCGCTGGCCACCTCAGGTGAGCGCACCACCATGCAGATCGTGGTACGCACCCGATTCTGGGACGATGCCCTGCAGCATGCAGCCTCATCCTGCCGACAGGTCGTGCTGGTCGCCGCGGGTATGGACGCCCGGGCCTATCGGCTGAACTGGCCGGCAGGCACAGGAGTGTTCGAGCTCGACCAGCCGGCTGTCATCGCCGCGAAGAACGCGTTACTCGCCGACACCACCCCCTCGTGCACGCGGGTGCCGATCGGGGTCGATCTCGCCGACGACTGGCCCGCTGTGCTGCGTGCGGCAGGCTTCGACGCGACGGCACCCTCGGTGTGGCTGACCGAAGGCCTCTTGCAATACCTGGACGAAGAGGCGGTGCATCGACTCTTCGAGCGCATCGACGCGCTGGCGGCGCCGGAGTCGGTGCTGTGCTACGACGTCGTCGGGAAGTCGTTGTTGGAGGCGCCGTTCATGGCGGAGCTGCTGAAGTCGATGGCCGCCAACGGAGCGCCCTGGCTGTTCGGCACCGACGATCCCGCGGAATTGCTGCGCGATCGCGGGTGGTCAGCCGACGTCACCGATATCGCAGAACCCGGCAACCGGTGGAATCGCTGGTACGCCCCGGTCACACCCGCAGATGTACCGGACACGCCGCGTGGATACTTCGTCGTGGCGAAGAAGCGCCTCGCCGAACCTGTTGTCATCGAGCAAAAGTCCGAGTAG
- a CDS encoding TetR/AcrR family transcriptional regulator has product MRTHGWSGSAPATDEEAVARILAAANKAIDARGADLSIADVARTLGVTRQTVYRYFPSTDALLQAAAMASAAGFLDRMASHLSGITDPAEAVTEGIAAAVEALPHDKHMGLLLGPERVGAFSAEVTSDVALAFAGSLLRRFDVDWAAHGFSDSDLDELGEHLLRIVQSFMVDPGRPPRRGDELRRYLRRWVGGALLGLDHPSTSPSG; this is encoded by the coding sequence ATGCGAACCCACGGCTGGTCGGGATCGGCGCCCGCCACCGACGAAGAGGCCGTCGCCCGGATCCTGGCCGCGGCGAACAAAGCCATCGACGCCCGCGGCGCAGACCTGAGCATCGCCGACGTCGCCCGCACCCTTGGGGTGACCCGTCAGACGGTGTATCGCTACTTCCCCAGCACCGACGCGCTGTTGCAGGCCGCGGCCATGGCGTCCGCGGCGGGATTCCTCGACCGGATGGCCAGCCACCTCTCCGGCATCACCGATCCGGCCGAGGCGGTGACAGAAGGTATTGCGGCCGCGGTGGAAGCGCTGCCGCACGACAAACATATGGGCCTACTGCTCGGGCCTGAGCGCGTCGGCGCGTTCAGTGCCGAGGTCACCTCGGATGTCGCGCTGGCGTTCGCCGGCTCGCTACTGCGCCGCTTCGATGTCGATTGGGCCGCACACGGATTCAGCGATAGCGATCTTGACGAGCTCGGCGAGCATCTGCTGCGGATCGTCCAGTCGTTCATGGTCGACCCGGGGCGGCCACCGCGACGCGGGGACGAACTGCGCCGGTATCTGCGCCGCTGGGTGGGTGGGGCGTTACTCGGCCTGGATCACCCGTCGACCAGCCCAAGCGGTTAG
- a CDS encoding cytochrome P450: MTTASVCPFGAGFDFTDPDLIKEGMPVAQFAQLRQTAPVWWNEQAPGSTVFDDGGYWVISKHRDIRDISRDSHLWSTNAQGVVMRFADDMTKDQVEITKALLINHDAPEHTRLRKLVSRLFTPRAVAKLEEKLADAARDIVAAAAAKDTGDFVDDIAMQLPLLAIADLLGVPEADRQKLFHWTNSIMNTDDPDFNDVDPIVANAELMGYAYSMAEERRKCPADDIVTRLVEADIDGEALSEVEFAFFVILLAVAGNETTRNAMTHGMNAFFENPDQWELFKRERPETTADEIVRWATPVHCFQRTALQDVEIGGVTIREGQRAGLFYSSANYDEDVFDAPFQFNILRDPNPHLGFGGNGAHFCIGANLARMEIKLIFNEIANQIPDISKLGEPERLRSGWLNGVKELPVAYH, encoded by the coding sequence ATGACCACCGCGAGCGTGTGCCCGTTTGGAGCGGGCTTCGACTTCACCGACCCTGACCTGATCAAAGAGGGCATGCCCGTCGCCCAGTTCGCGCAGCTCCGCCAGACCGCACCGGTGTGGTGGAACGAGCAGGCCCCGGGCAGCACCGTCTTCGACGACGGCGGCTATTGGGTGATCAGCAAGCACCGCGACATCCGCGACATCTCCCGCGACAGCCACCTGTGGTCGACCAACGCCCAAGGCGTGGTGATGCGCTTCGCCGACGACATGACCAAAGACCAGGTGGAGATCACCAAGGCGCTGCTGATCAACCACGACGCACCCGAACACACCCGGCTGCGCAAGCTGGTCTCGCGGCTGTTCACCCCACGCGCGGTGGCCAAGCTCGAGGAGAAGCTGGCCGATGCCGCCCGCGACATCGTGGCCGCGGCCGCAGCCAAGGACACCGGGGATTTCGTCGACGACATCGCGATGCAGCTGCCGCTGCTGGCGATCGCCGACCTGCTCGGCGTGCCGGAAGCCGATCGCCAGAAGCTCTTTCACTGGACCAACAGCATCATGAACACCGACGATCCGGACTTCAACGACGTCGACCCGATCGTCGCCAACGCCGAGCTGATGGGCTACGCCTACTCGATGGCCGAGGAGCGCAGGAAGTGCCCGGCCGACGACATCGTCACTCGGTTGGTAGAGGCCGATATCGATGGTGAGGCCTTGAGCGAGGTCGAGTTCGCGTTCTTCGTGATCCTGCTCGCGGTGGCCGGCAACGAAACCACCCGCAACGCCATGACCCACGGGATGAACGCCTTCTTCGAAAACCCGGATCAGTGGGAGCTTTTCAAGCGCGAGCGGCCCGAGACCACCGCCGATGAGATCGTCCGCTGGGCCACCCCGGTGCACTGCTTCCAGCGCACCGCGCTGCAGGACGTCGAAATCGGCGGCGTCACGATCCGCGAGGGCCAGCGTGCGGGCCTGTTCTACAGCTCGGCGAACTACGACGAGGACGTCTTCGACGCCCCGTTCCAGTTCAACATCCTGCGCGACCCGAACCCGCACCTCGGGTTCGGCGGCAACGGCGCGCACTTCTGCATCGGGGCCAACCTCGCGCGCATGGAGATCAAGCTGATCTTCAACGAGATCGCCAATCAGATCCCGGATATCAGCAAGCTCGGTGAGCCGGAGCGGCTGCGGTCGGGCTGGCTCAACGGGGTCAAAGAACTGCCCGTCGCGTACCACTAG
- a CDS encoding acyl-CoA carboxylase subunit beta codes for MTFPPDLAELLRRRALTEDAARPGAVARRHAAGGRMARENIADLVDADSFVEYGRFTIAAQRRRRDLDDLIARTPADGLIAGTATINGHACAVLSYDYTVLAGTQGEFGHRKKDRLFELIERMRLPTVFFAEGGGGRPGDTDYPTVSSLQTRAFKLWAALSGVVPRIAVVKGRCFAGNAVIAGCSDLIVATADTSIGMGGPAMITGGGLGDVAPDAVGPISVQSPNGVVDVVVADEAEAVAVTKRLIGYFHGPSAPGPAADQTSLRTVIPERARRAYPIAPIIETLADLDSVTFLREKFAPEMVTALARIEGRPVGVIANNTMVMAGAITAAAADKAARFLQLCDTFGLPVVSLIDCPGYMVGPAAEAEALVRRASRMLVAGAAIRVPLVAVILRRGYGLGAQAMAGGSLHEPLLTVAWPGAHLGPMGLEGAVRLGMRKELEAIEDEAEREQLVREATAALEENAKALNAAQMFEVDDVIDPAQTRGVIAATLTAATARGELPPLRRFVDTW; via the coding sequence ATGACTTTTCCCCCCGACCTCGCGGAACTTCTACGCCGGCGTGCGTTGACCGAGGACGCCGCGCGCCCCGGCGCGGTGGCGCGCAGGCATGCCGCGGGCGGCCGCATGGCCCGGGAGAACATCGCCGACCTGGTCGATGCGGATTCCTTCGTCGAGTACGGGCGATTCACGATCGCCGCCCAGCGCCGCCGTCGCGACCTCGACGACTTGATCGCTCGGACGCCGGCCGACGGGCTGATCGCCGGAACGGCGACGATCAACGGTCACGCGTGTGCGGTGCTGTCCTACGACTACACGGTGCTGGCCGGCACTCAGGGTGAGTTCGGGCACCGCAAGAAGGACCGGCTCTTCGAGCTCATCGAGCGGATGCGACTGCCCACCGTCTTCTTCGCCGAGGGCGGTGGCGGCCGGCCCGGCGACACCGACTACCCCACGGTGTCGTCGCTGCAGACGCGGGCCTTCAAATTGTGGGCGGCGCTCTCCGGAGTGGTGCCGCGCATCGCGGTCGTCAAGGGGCGCTGCTTCGCCGGCAACGCGGTCATCGCCGGTTGCTCAGATCTGATCGTGGCCACCGCCGACACCTCGATCGGCATGGGCGGGCCGGCGATGATCACCGGGGGCGGACTCGGCGATGTCGCGCCCGACGCCGTCGGCCCGATCTCGGTGCAATCACCCAACGGTGTCGTCGACGTCGTCGTGGCCGACGAAGCCGAGGCCGTGGCCGTCACCAAGCGCCTGATCGGGTACTTCCATGGCCCCTCAGCGCCCGGCCCGGCTGCGGACCAAACCTCGTTGCGCACAGTCATTCCTGAACGAGCCCGGCGTGCCTACCCGATCGCACCGATCATCGAGACCCTCGCCGACCTCGACTCGGTCACCTTCCTGCGGGAGAAGTTCGCCCCGGAGATGGTTACCGCGCTGGCCCGGATCGAGGGCCGTCCGGTAGGCGTCATCGCCAACAACACGATGGTCATGGCAGGCGCGATCACTGCGGCGGCCGCCGACAAGGCAGCGCGCTTCCTGCAGCTGTGCGACACCTTCGGTCTTCCCGTTGTCTCCCTCATCGACTGCCCCGGCTACATGGTCGGCCCGGCCGCCGAGGCCGAGGCGCTGGTTCGGCGCGCCTCCCGGATGCTGGTCGCGGGTGCCGCGATTCGGGTGCCGCTGGTGGCGGTGATACTGCGGCGCGGCTACGGGCTGGGCGCGCAAGCGATGGCCGGGGGCAGCCTGCACGAACCACTGCTGACCGTGGCTTGGCCCGGCGCACACCTCGGCCCGATGGGGCTCGAGGGTGCGGTGCGCCTGGGCATGCGCAAGGAGCTGGAAGCCATCGAAGACGAGGCCGAGCGCGAACAGCTGGTCCGGGAGGCGACTGCGGCCCTGGAGGAGAACGCCAAAGCGCTCAACGCCGCGCAGATGTTCGAGGTCGACGACGTCATCGACCCGGCGCAGACCCGTGGCGTGATCGCCGCGACGCTGACCGCCGCGACGGCGCGCGGCGAACTCCCGCCGTTAAGGCGGTTCGTCGACACCTGGTAG
- the purD gene encoding phosphoribosylamine--glycine ligase, which produces MRVLVIGSGAREHALLLGLRQDACVDFLAVAPGNAGTSAVAEQHDVDVTSAEAVTALARQLAVDLVIIGPEVPLVLGVADAVRAAGIACFGPSKDAARIEGSKAFAKDVMAAAGVLTAGSETVDNPARLDAALNRFGPAVGQPAWVVKDDGLAAGKGVVVTADRDVARAHAASLLDSGHPVLLESFLDGPEVSLFCLVDGATVVPLLPAQDFKRVGDNDAGPNTGGMGAYSPLPWLPAEATAAIVSGVVEPVAAELVRRGCPFSGLLYAGLAMTSSGPAVVEFNCRFGDPETQAVLALLESPLGQLLHATATGTLADFGPLNWRDGYAVAVVVAAENYPGRPRLGDVITGSEVDGVLHAGTARRDDGAVISSGGRVLSVVGTGTDLVAAREVAYRTAAAIRLPGSHFRTDIALAAAQGRVTLA; this is translated from the coding sequence GTGCGCGTCCTCGTGATCGGATCTGGTGCCCGCGAACATGCCCTGCTACTGGGCCTGCGCCAAGACGCCTGCGTCGACTTCCTGGCCGTCGCGCCCGGCAACGCCGGCACCTCGGCGGTTGCTGAGCAGCACGATGTCGACGTCACCTCTGCCGAAGCTGTCACCGCATTGGCCCGACAGCTCGCGGTCGACCTGGTGATCATCGGCCCCGAGGTGCCGCTGGTTCTCGGGGTGGCCGACGCGGTGCGCGCGGCAGGCATCGCCTGCTTCGGCCCGTCGAAGGATGCCGCCCGAATCGAAGGCTCCAAGGCGTTCGCCAAGGACGTGATGGCCGCCGCCGGTGTGCTCACCGCCGGCAGCGAGACGGTCGACAACCCGGCCCGTCTTGACGCCGCGCTGAACCGCTTCGGGCCGGCGGTCGGTCAACCTGCGTGGGTGGTCAAGGACGACGGGCTGGCCGCGGGCAAGGGCGTGGTGGTGACCGCCGACCGTGATGTAGCTCGCGCGCATGCCGCGTCGTTGCTGGACTCCGGGCATCCGGTACTGCTGGAGTCCTTCCTCGACGGGCCCGAGGTATCGCTGTTCTGTCTGGTCGACGGTGCGACCGTGGTCCCACTGCTGCCAGCCCAGGACTTCAAGCGGGTCGGTGACAACGACGCCGGACCCAATACCGGTGGTATGGGCGCGTATTCGCCGCTGCCGTGGCTACCTGCGGAAGCGACGGCCGCCATAGTCAGCGGTGTCGTCGAACCCGTTGCCGCCGAGCTTGTTCGGCGTGGTTGCCCGTTCTCCGGCCTGTTGTATGCGGGGTTGGCGATGACGTCTTCCGGCCCCGCGGTAGTCGAATTCAACTGCCGGTTCGGGGATCCCGAGACCCAAGCTGTGCTGGCGCTGCTCGAATCCCCGCTGGGCCAGCTGCTGCACGCCACGGCTACCGGAACGCTCGCCGACTTCGGCCCACTGAACTGGCGCGATGGGTACGCCGTCGCCGTCGTGGTGGCCGCCGAGAACTATCCGGGCCGCCCGCGGCTCGGTGACGTGATCACCGGTTCGGAGGTCGATGGTGTCCTTCATGCCGGCACCGCCCGGCGTGACGATGGCGCCGTCATTTCGTCTGGTGGACGGGTGCTCTCGGTCGTGGGCACTGGCACCGACCTGGTCGCTGCGCGCGAAGTCGCCTACCGAACGGCGGCAGCGATTCGCTTGCCCGGCAGCCATTTCCGCACCGATATTGCCCTGGCGGCAGCGCAAGGGCGGGTCACGCTAGCTTGA
- a CDS encoding cytochrome P450: MTVDSLPLSPRPYHPLDISAPNFWTADLATRDHTFARLRAADGLSWHAPVSSVFPHTETGYWAITRHADIKYVSQHTEIFSSALGMSVDPLPAEVQQATSFFLAMDPPEHTVYRRLISAAFTPKQVRRIEAQIQANAADIVDRLIEKLCDGAEIDFVTECSAKLPMRTVSDMIGIAPADQEAVAYAAESLFSATDDDYASFTERATHALTQIGILTSSGIELAQLRRREPHDDLMTNIVNAEVDGHQLTDIQIGSFMVLLGAAGNDTTKQTTSHAFKALADNPDQKAWLLEDFDAHIGPAAEEFIRWATPVLNFARHATVDTEVAGTTIKAGEKVALFYCSANRDEAVFDRPGEFDITRSPNPHFGFGGGGPHFCLGANLARTELRHLFHQLLTRLPEVEVGEPEYLHSNVIHGVKRLPVKLA, from the coding sequence ATGACCGTCGACAGCCTGCCGCTATCTCCCCGGCCTTACCACCCGCTGGACATTTCGGCACCGAACTTCTGGACCGCCGACTTGGCCACCCGCGACCATACATTCGCGCGGCTGCGCGCCGCCGACGGGCTGTCCTGGCATGCGCCGGTGTCTTCGGTCTTCCCACACACAGAGACCGGCTACTGGGCCATCACCCGCCACGCCGACATCAAGTACGTCAGCCAACACACCGAGATCTTCAGCTCGGCACTGGGCATGAGCGTCGACCCCCTCCCTGCCGAGGTGCAGCAGGCCACCAGTTTCTTCCTGGCCATGGACCCGCCGGAGCACACCGTGTATCGGCGCCTGATCAGCGCCGCGTTCACGCCGAAGCAGGTTCGCCGCATCGAGGCCCAGATTCAGGCCAATGCCGCCGATATCGTCGACCGGCTGATCGAAAAGCTTTGCGACGGTGCGGAAATCGACTTCGTCACCGAGTGTTCGGCCAAGCTCCCGATGCGGACCGTCTCGGACATGATCGGCATCGCCCCCGCCGATCAGGAGGCTGTCGCGTATGCGGCCGAGAGTCTGTTCAGCGCCACCGACGACGACTACGCCAGTTTCACCGAACGCGCCACTCACGCGCTGACCCAGATCGGCATCCTGACCAGCTCGGGTATCGAGCTGGCCCAGCTGCGCCGCCGCGAACCACACGACGATCTGATGACCAATATCGTCAACGCCGAGGTGGACGGCCACCAGCTCACCGACATCCAGATCGGGTCGTTCATGGTGCTGCTGGGCGCCGCCGGCAACGACACCACCAAGCAGACCACCTCGCACGCGTTCAAGGCGCTGGCCGACAATCCAGACCAGAAGGCTTGGCTGCTCGAGGATTTCGACGCACACATCGGTCCGGCCGCCGAGGAGTTCATCCGCTGGGCAACCCCCGTGCTCAACTTCGCCCGGCATGCCACGGTCGACACCGAGGTGGCCGGCACCACGATCAAGGCCGGCGAGAAGGTCGCGCTGTTCTACTGTTCGGCCAACCGCGACGAAGCAGTGTTCGACCGCCCGGGCGAGTTCGACATCACCCGATCACCCAACCCACACTTCGGTTTCGGCGGCGGTGGACCACACTTCTGCCTCGGCGCCAATCTGGCCAGGACCGAGCTACGGCACTTGTTCCACCAGCTGCTCACCCGGCTACCGGAGGTCGAGGTCGGCGAGCCGGAATACCTGCACAGCAACGTCATTCACGGCGTGAAGCGGTTGCCCGTCAAGCTAGCGTGA
- a CDS encoding maleylpyruvate isomerase N-terminal domain-containing protein, whose product MADVAPDRRAAFTAERADMLAFCGGLDPVEWRMDSRAQGWRIQDVLAHMGTGCRAPFSLGAVKFMRGNDIENANDLMVDTRRDWPVSQVLAEYRRWSGVVAVVFPLVGGSPLGRVRMPLAELGRFPVQLLSSAMVFDHHTHLRHDMAPALGRPAPGTDANRMSVVLEWMMAVLSNQMRTAAPAWLDRPLAITLTGPGGGTWRVAPDGSVTPGSPNGSVAQITGVACEFPEWGTQRVGWRDRDVRISGDADYAEVFLDTVNVV is encoded by the coding sequence ATGGCCGACGTGGCACCGGACCGCCGGGCGGCGTTCACGGCCGAGCGTGCCGACATGCTGGCCTTCTGCGGCGGTCTCGATCCCGTCGAGTGGCGGATGGACAGCCGTGCCCAGGGCTGGCGCATCCAGGATGTCCTCGCCCACATGGGCACCGGCTGCCGCGCGCCGTTCAGCCTTGGTGCGGTGAAGTTCATGCGGGGCAACGACATCGAGAACGCCAACGATCTGATGGTCGACACCCGGCGGGACTGGCCGGTGTCACAAGTCCTCGCCGAGTACCGCCGGTGGAGCGGTGTGGTCGCCGTCGTGTTCCCGCTCGTCGGCGGCAGCCCGCTTGGCCGGGTCCGGATGCCGCTGGCTGAACTGGGCCGATTCCCGGTCCAGCTGCTGTCCAGCGCGATGGTCTTCGACCACCACACCCACCTTCGTCACGACATGGCGCCGGCGTTGGGGCGGCCCGCGCCAGGCACCGACGCCAACCGGATGTCCGTCGTCCTGGAATGGATGATGGCGGTGCTGTCGAACCAGATGCGCACGGCGGCGCCGGCGTGGCTGGACCGACCCCTGGCGATCACGTTGACCGGGCCTGGCGGCGGCACCTGGCGCGTCGCGCCCGACGGCTCGGTCACACCGGGCTCGCCGAATGGATCGGTCGCACAGATCACCGGTGTGGCGTGTGAGTTTCCGGAGTGGGGGACTCAACGGGTCGGCTGGCGTGATCGCGACGTGCGGATCAGTGGCGACGCCGACTACGCGGAAGTGTTTCTCGACACCGTCAACGTGGTCTAA
- a CDS encoding alpha/beta hydrolase: MMSRMANLSRRAVLRLGAGAVVGAAGASAACRMLESTAHLLGPDIAMAGVGAPLLPPAPLEPTPAGAPAPTMVTGSFVSAARGGVNTNWAIARPPGQTAPLRPVIALHGKGQDAAGVMAGGVEQGLAQAVAAGLPPFAVVAVDGGGSYWHKRASGEDSGAMVLDELIPMLGGQGLDTSRVAFLGWSMGGYGALLLGARLGPGRTAAITAVSPALWLSSGAAAPGAFDGPDDFAANSVFGLPALASIPIRIDCGNSDPFYAATKQFIAQLPHPPAGGFSPGGHDGGYWSSQLPGELTWMAPLLTA, translated from the coding sequence ATGATGAGCCGAATGGCGAACCTGAGCCGTCGCGCTGTTCTGCGACTTGGCGCCGGAGCCGTCGTAGGCGCCGCGGGTGCCTCGGCCGCCTGCCGAATGCTGGAATCCACCGCGCACCTCCTGGGGCCGGATATCGCGATGGCCGGTGTCGGCGCGCCATTGCTGCCGCCGGCCCCGCTGGAGCCGACACCGGCGGGTGCCCCCGCTCCCACGATGGTCACCGGCTCGTTCGTGTCGGCCGCGCGCGGCGGCGTCAACACCAACTGGGCCATCGCCCGCCCGCCCGGACAGACTGCGCCCCTGCGCCCGGTGATCGCGCTGCACGGCAAGGGCCAGGACGCGGCGGGCGTGATGGCCGGCGGGGTCGAGCAAGGCCTGGCCCAGGCCGTGGCGGCCGGGCTACCACCGTTCGCGGTGGTCGCCGTGGATGGTGGCGGCAGCTACTGGCACAAGCGCGCGTCCGGCGAAGACTCCGGGGCGATGGTCCTCGACGAACTGATCCCGATGCTCGGCGGTCAGGGCCTGGACACCTCGCGGGTCGCCTTCCTCGGGTGGTCGATGGGCGGTTACGGCGCACTGCTGCTGGGCGCCCGTCTCGGTCCGGGCCGCACCGCGGCGATCACCGCGGTCAGCCCGGCGCTGTGGCTGTCGTCGGGCGCCGCGGCACCCGGCGCGTTCGACGGTCCCGACGACTTCGCGGCCAACAGTGTCTTCGGCCTGCCCGCGCTGGCGTCGATCCCGATCCGGATCGACTGCGGCAACAGCGACCCGTTCTACGCGGCGACCAAACAGTTCATCGCCCAGCTGCCCCATCCCCCTGCCGGCGGCTTCTCGCCGGGCGGGCACGACGGCGGCTACTGGAGCTCGCAACTCCCCGGCGAGCTGACCTGGATGGCCCCCTTGCTGACGGCTTAG
- a CDS encoding TetR/AcrR family transcriptional regulator has translation MLNVTAAMTPKGERRRYALISAAAELLREAGFEAVRHRAVARRAGLPLASTTYYFSSLDDLVHKAVEYICAVETAQLRARVDALPRRRRGAEATADVLVDLLVGDADGEASSEELISRYERYIACARQPELREIQCRLLQQRVDAVVEAIGRSGRNMRIDVVTALVNAVDGAVVSALVSDGDGPRELARATLMNVIDVLAPIDERTVRV, from the coding sequence TTGCTGAACGTGACGGCAGCGATGACCCCCAAGGGGGAACGACGACGGTATGCGCTGATCAGCGCTGCCGCCGAGCTGCTGCGCGAAGCCGGATTCGAGGCCGTGCGCCATCGTGCGGTGGCGCGTCGCGCGGGTCTGCCGTTGGCCTCGACCACCTATTACTTCTCGTCACTCGACGATCTGGTGCACAAGGCCGTCGAGTACATCTGCGCCGTCGAGACCGCGCAGCTGCGCGCCCGGGTCGACGCGCTACCGCGCCGGCGGCGCGGCGCCGAGGCGACCGCCGATGTGCTGGTCGACCTGTTGGTCGGTGACGCGGACGGCGAGGCCAGCAGCGAAGAACTGATTTCCCGCTACGAGCGCTACATCGCCTGCGCCCGCCAGCCCGAACTCCGGGAAATCCAGTGTCGCCTGCTGCAGCAGCGGGTCGACGCCGTGGTGGAGGCGATCGGCCGCTCGGGACGCAATATGCGGATCGACGTGGTGACCGCGCTGGTCAATGCGGTCGACGGCGCGGTGGTCTCGGCACTGGTCAGCGACGGAGACGGCCCGCGCGAGCTGGCCAGGGCCACGCTGATGAATGTGATCGATGTGTTGGCGCCGATCGACGAGCGCACTGTCCGGGTGTAA